A stretch of Thermotoga sp. SG1 DNA encodes these proteins:
- the flhB gene encoding flagellar biosynthesis protein FlhB, giving the protein MGRYGSEYFESCLERYSRASWEIVPLLFAEAERTERATPRKRRRVREEGRVPVSRELNMAITFLIFAVGLKIFGPQGIMNIAQDVNAFFSFEKTENLLDAIGYFKDVLLMIGALMLFTMATGVLVGAIQTRFLLAFKTLRPDLNRINPVEGFKRLFSLRSIIELLKAVMKVVVVGAVVYQVLKNRWYEMVLLSDMELEDAFLNLWDVASEVSLKSGIALLALAIFDYAYQRWDYEKSIRMTKQEVKDEFKEVEGNPEVKRRQRQMMYDILRRKMMEEVPKADVVITNPTHFAVALKYDPDTMNAPIVVAKGVDHLALKIIEIAKENGVAIVRNPSLARTLYYRVEIGEEIPVEFYRIVAEILVYVYTRKGVRI; this is encoded by the coding sequence ATGGGCAGATATGGCTCAGAGTATTTCGAATCTTGCCTGGAACGCTATTCAAGAGCTTCTTGGGAAATAGTTCCTCTGCTGTTCGCTGAAGCCGAACGAACAGAACGCGCTACTCCAAGAAAAAGAAGAAGAGTGAGAGAGGAAGGCCGGGTTCCCGTCTCGAGGGAACTCAACATGGCGATCACCTTCCTCATATTTGCTGTCGGCTTGAAGATATTTGGCCCGCAGGGAATCATGAATATTGCACAGGATGTCAATGCCTTTTTCTCCTTTGAAAAAACAGAAAACCTTCTGGATGCTATCGGATATTTTAAAGATGTTCTTTTGATGATTGGAGCCCTTATGCTTTTCACCATGGCCACCGGAGTTCTGGTTGGGGCAATTCAGACTAGGTTTCTTCTTGCATTCAAAACCCTCAGACCCGATCTGAACAGGATAAATCCGGTGGAAGGATTCAAAAGATTGTTCTCGCTGAGATCCATCATCGAGCTTTTGAAGGCCGTTATGAAGGTGGTGGTCGTCGGTGCTGTCGTTTATCAAGTACTGAAGAATCGCTGGTACGAGATGGTCCTTTTGAGCGACATGGAACTGGAGGACGCCTTTCTGAACCTCTGGGATGTGGCATCTGAAGTCTCTCTGAAGAGTGGTATAGCCCTTCTCGCGTTGGCCATTTTCGATTACGCTTATCAAAGATGGGACTACGAAAAAAGCATTCGAATGACGAAGCAGGAAGTGAAAGACGAGTTCAAGGAAGTAGAGGGAAATCCCGAGGTGAAGCGAAGGCAAAGACAAATGATGTATGATATCTTACGGAGGAAGATGATGGAGGAGGTTCCCAAAGCTGACGTTGTGATAACCAATCCAACACATTTTGCTGTCGCTCTGAAGTACGATCCCGACACGATGAACGCACCGATTGTGGTGGCAAAGGGTGTGGACCATTTGGCCCTGAAGATCATCGAGATTGCAAAGGAAAACGGAGTTGCAATCGTAAGAAATCCTTCTCTTGCCCGAACACTGTATTACAGGGTGGAAATAGGTGAAGAAATACCGGTGGAATTCTACAGGATAGTGGCAGAAATACTCGTTTACGTTTACACGAGGAAAGGGGTGAGAATTTGA
- the fliR gene encoding flagellar biosynthetic protein FliR: protein MDQVFAFLEEKFLAWMCLFTRFTGFFVISPFFSERTFPVVVKVFLALFTSWLTLYSSDLSLPLDTPVLTITLNLLFNFLVGFGLGFIVYLFLQAFNGAGYIFGFQMGFGMEEVLAFGEEQTNPTGELIYFLGLTVFVLIKGPLLIFEGLKDSLKVFPVDIVSLRKDFFSYIVEKSNEFFVMILKIGIPIIAFMLIVSIVLGIISRLIPQMNVFMVGLPLKVIIGFVLIAGMLPIWADMAQSISNLAWNAIQELLGK, encoded by the coding sequence TTGGATCAGGTATTCGCCTTTTTGGAGGAAAAGTTCCTTGCGTGGATGTGTTTGTTCACAAGATTTACAGGCTTTTTTGTGATATCTCCTTTTTTCTCCGAAAGGACCTTTCCAGTCGTCGTAAAGGTCTTTCTTGCGCTTTTTACGAGCTGGTTGACCCTCTATTCATCGGACCTGAGTTTGCCACTCGATACACCCGTTCTAACGATAACATTGAATCTGTTGTTCAACTTCCTAGTGGGTTTTGGGTTAGGATTCATCGTGTATCTTTTCCTTCAAGCGTTCAACGGAGCAGGCTACATATTTGGCTTTCAGATGGGATTTGGTATGGAAGAGGTTCTCGCGTTCGGAGAAGAACAAACAAATCCCACAGGAGAATTGATATATTTTTTAGGTCTTACCGTTTTTGTGCTCATAAAAGGACCCCTTCTGATTTTTGAAGGTTTGAAGGACTCTTTGAAAGTCTTTCCTGTGGATATTGTGAGTCTAAGGAAAGATTTCTTCTCCTATATTGTGGAAAAGTCGAACGAATTCTTCGTGATGATATTAAAAATCGGAATTCCCATCATCGCATTCATGCTCATCGTTAGCATCGTACTGGGAATCATTTCTAGGCTCATCCCGCAGATGAACGTCTTCATGGTTGGACTACCTCTGAAAGTGATAATAGGTTTTGTTCTTATAGCGGGGATGTTACCGATATGGGCAGATATGGCTCAGAGTATTTCGAATCTTGCCTGGAACGCTATTCAAGAGCTTCTTGGGAAATAG
- the mtnA gene encoding S-methyl-5-thioribose-1-phosphate isomerase, producing the protein MKLKTKTMEWTGNSLRLLDQRKLPFVEEYVECKTHEEVAHAIKEMIVRGAPAIGVTAAFGYVLGFREYRSGDLKEWMKRVKEVLSRTRPTAVNLFWALNRMEKVLLENLQNENLGEILEEEALKMAYEDIETNRAIGRNGAKLIEDGSTVLTHCNAGALATVDYGTALGVIRAAVEAGKRVRVFADETRPYLQGARLTAWELMKDGIEVYVITDNMAGWLMKRGMIDAVVVGADRIALNGDTANKIGTYSLAVLAKRNNVPFYVAAPISTIDPTIKSGDEIPIEERRAEEVTHCGGNRVAPEGVKVLNPAFDVTENSLITAIITEKGVIRPPFEENIKKILGV; encoded by the coding sequence ATGAAATTGAAGACAAAAACGATGGAATGGACAGGAAACTCATTGAGACTGCTGGACCAGAGAAAACTTCCCTTCGTCGAGGAGTACGTGGAATGCAAAACACACGAAGAGGTCGCACACGCGATAAAGGAGATGATCGTCAGAGGAGCACCCGCCATAGGTGTCACAGCTGCTTTCGGATACGTTCTGGGGTTCAGAGAGTATCGTTCAGGGGATCTGAAGGAATGGATGAAACGGGTGAAGGAAGTTTTATCTCGAACCAGACCCACGGCCGTGAACTTGTTCTGGGCCCTGAACAGGATGGAGAAAGTTCTCCTTGAAAATCTTCAAAATGAAAATCTTGGGGAAATCCTCGAAGAAGAGGCTTTGAAAATGGCGTACGAAGATATAGAAACGAACAGAGCAATCGGCAGAAACGGAGCAAAACTCATAGAAGATGGTTCGACCGTTCTCACCCATTGTAACGCGGGAGCCCTCGCAACAGTGGACTATGGCACGGCTCTTGGGGTGATAAGGGCCGCAGTGGAAGCCGGAAAGCGCGTGAGGGTGTTTGCCGACGAAACACGTCCGTATCTTCAGGGAGCAAGGCTGACCGCCTGGGAGCTCATGAAAGACGGTATAGAGGTCTACGTAATAACAGACAACATGGCAGGATGGCTCATGAAAAGAGGAATGATTGATGCTGTTGTGGTGGGAGCTGATAGAATCGCCCTGAACGGAGACACCGCAAACAAGATAGGAACTTACTCTCTCGCTGTTTTGGCGAAAAGGAACAACGTTCCCTTCTATGTGGCTGCACCGATATCGACGATAGACCCTACGATAAAGAGCGGTGATGAAATACCAATAGAGGAAAGAAGGGCAGAGGAGGTAACCCACTGCGGTGGAAACAGAGTCGCCCCTGAAGGTGTGAAGGTTCTGAACCCGGCTTTCGATGTCACAGAGAATTCCTTGATAACGGCAATAATAACGGAAAAAGGGGTTATCAGACCCCCATTTGAGGAGAACATAAAGAAGATCCTCGGGGTGTAA
- a CDS encoding peptidyl-prolyl cis-trans isomerase, which translates to MKKVFLVILLVTTATFFSQATTTSSTVVAVVNNQPITSDLLELEADINGILKSIAQIDMRFFNVLTGTEEGLKLLLKYKIEVLNSLIDDLLIQQLAGKEGVGVTDEEVSAEVEKRLKETVESMGITLEDLDKFLQSAGYGDLETFKKRLKWHLKTQLSLQRLQEKITQDATVTVEEAQDYYNQNKEAYRVPAAVHLYKISAEEKGKIDEALSRIRKGEDFLEVATKVATGGDLGWIEEGELEKDLESVIFEAPEGAILGPFESKDGFVLYKVVEKRASSYKKFEEVKEEIINKLLLDKKTQIWNDWFNKTFEEFKKNSHIEIKLGGSEE; encoded by the coding sequence ATGAAAAAGGTTTTCCTCGTAATTCTTCTGGTAACAACGGCTACCTTCTTCTCACAGGCAACGACCACATCGAGCACGGTGGTTGCTGTCGTCAACAACCAGCCGATCACTTCGGATCTTCTCGAACTCGAAGCGGATATAAATGGCATCCTCAAGAGTATCGCACAAATCGATATGAGGTTCTTCAACGTTCTCACAGGGACCGAAGAGGGATTGAAACTCCTTTTGAAATACAAAATAGAGGTTTTGAATTCGCTGATAGATGATCTTCTCATACAACAACTGGCAGGAAAAGAAGGAGTCGGTGTAACAGATGAAGAGGTGAGTGCAGAGGTCGAAAAAAGGTTGAAAGAAACGGTGGAGTCGATGGGGATAACCCTTGAAGATCTGGATAAATTCCTTCAGAGCGCAGGTTACGGTGATCTTGAAACGTTCAAAAAGCGCCTCAAGTGGCACCTGAAAACCCAGCTTTCGCTTCAGAGGCTTCAGGAAAAGATCACCCAAGATGCAACGGTGACGGTTGAGGAAGCCCAGGATTATTACAACCAGAACAAAGAAGCGTACAGAGTACCGGCTGCCGTTCATCTCTATAAGATCTCCGCCGAAGAAAAAGGGAAAATCGATGAAGCCCTCTCAAGGATCAGAAAGGGAGAAGATTTCCTTGAGGTCGCAACAAAGGTGGCAACAGGAGGAGACCTGGGCTGGATCGAAGAGGGAGAACTTGAAAAGGATTTGGAAAGTGTCATCTTTGAGGCGCCAGAAGGTGCTATACTTGGCCCGTTCGAATCGAAAGACGGTTTTGTGCTCTACAAAGTTGTAGAAAAGAGGGCTTCCTCTTACAAAAAGTTCGAAGAGGTGAAAGAGGAAATCATCAACAAACTGCTCTTGGATAAGAAGACACAGATCTGGAACGACTGGTTCAACAAAACGTTTGAGGAGTTCAAGAAGAACAGTCATATAGAAATAAAACTTGGAGGGAGCGAAGAATGA
- the mazG gene encoding nucleoside triphosphate pyrophosphohydrolase: MGKTGELFEELVSIMEKLRSPEGCEWDRKQTHESLKPYLIEECYELIEAIDKKDDETMKEELGDVLLQVVFHSQIAKERNAFSIDDVVEHLKSKLIRRHPHVFGDSPAYSYKQWEDIKAQEKGKKKSSRVGEINPLVPALSMARRIQENAAQVGFDWDDIEGVYEKIEEELEELRKAKNTDEAEEELGDLLFSIVNLSRFLGVDPESALRKATRKFVERFRRMEEMIERDGLMLEELSLRELDEYWNKAKGGDEE; encoded by the coding sequence ATGGGAAAAACGGGAGAACTCTTCGAAGAACTCGTGTCCATCATGGAGAAGCTTCGCTCCCCGGAGGGTTGCGAGTGGGACAGAAAACAAACCCACGAGAGTCTGAAACCCTATCTCATCGAAGAGTGTTACGAACTGATCGAAGCGATCGATAAAAAAGATGACGAAACGATGAAAGAAGAACTCGGAGACGTTTTGCTCCAGGTGGTGTTCCACTCTCAGATAGCAAAAGAGAGAAATGCCTTCTCCATAGACGATGTGGTTGAACACCTGAAATCCAAGCTCATCAGACGCCATCCCCACGTCTTTGGAGACAGTCCCGCCTATTCCTACAAACAATGGGAGGATATAAAGGCCCAGGAGAAAGGAAAGAAGAAATCATCGAGGGTTGGAGAGATAAACCCCCTTGTTCCTGCCCTCTCCATGGCAAGAAGAATTCAGGAAAACGCTGCACAGGTGGGATTCGACTGGGACGACATCGAGGGAGTGTACGAGAAGATAGAAGAAGAACTTGAAGAACTCAGAAAGGCAAAAAATACGGATGAAGCAGAAGAAGAACTCGGCGATCTTTTGTTCTCCATAGTCAATCTGTCCAGGTTTCTCGGGGTCGATCCCGAATCTGCCCTCAGAAAGGCCACAAGAAAGTTCGTGGAGAGGTTCAGGAGGATGGAGGAGATGATAGAAAGGGATGGACTGATGCTGGAGGAACTGTCCTTGAGGGAACTGGATGAATACTGGAACAAGGCGAAAGGAGGAGATGAGGAATGA
- a CDS encoding TIGR00153 family protein, translating to MWLSGKKESDIISLFFKHVDKVEETLVCVFDLLKNFLEGSDEIDVLYQRAQRLESEADRLRRKTELEMYSGAFLPNFRGDLLGLIESLDKVANKAEYVADILALQKPEIPSEIKDLVLKQMDYSLKAFRSLKMALKYLFEEMDKVGDYVLEVERYEHEEDLMERDALRKLFEMEIDRCTKLEAKELIRSIGDIADRTEDVSDRVEIVLLKRRF from the coding sequence GTGTGGCTTTCGGGAAAGAAAGAGTCGGACATAATCTCACTCTTTTTCAAACACGTGGACAAGGTTGAGGAAACACTGGTTTGCGTGTTCGATCTGCTGAAAAATTTCCTGGAGGGATCGGATGAGATTGACGTTCTCTATCAGCGTGCCCAAAGGCTGGAGAGTGAAGCGGACAGACTCAGAAGAAAGACCGAACTGGAGATGTACAGTGGTGCCTTCCTGCCGAATTTCCGTGGAGACCTCCTTGGTTTGATAGAATCTCTGGACAAGGTTGCAAACAAAGCTGAATACGTGGCAGATATTCTTGCTCTTCAAAAGCCTGAGATTCCTTCAGAGATAAAGGATCTCGTCCTGAAGCAGATGGATTACTCTCTGAAGGCTTTTAGATCGTTGAAGATGGCACTGAAATATCTCTTCGAAGAGATGGACAAGGTAGGAGATTACGTTCTGGAGGTTGAAAGGTACGAGCACGAGGAAGATCTGATGGAAAGGGACGCACTGAGAAAGCTCTTTGAAATGGAGATTGACAGATGTACAAAACTTGAAGCGAAAGAACTCATCAGAAGCATAGGAGATATTGCAGACAGAACGGAGGATGTCTCTGACAGGGTAGAAATCGTGCTTTTGAAGAGGAGGTTCTAA
- a CDS encoding ribonuclease HII, with the protein MKIDDFYRREFGVVAGIDEAGRGCLAGPVVAAAVILEYDIEEVCDSKLLTSKMRERLFDEIMEKAAVGIGMATPEEIDLQNIFNATKMAMNRALENLPVKPSFVIIDGKGLDLGVPGACLVGGDRKSKLIGAASIIAKVVRDRLMEKLHDLYPEFSFHKHKGYATKDHLNEIRLHGVLPVHRMSFRPVLENLSRERLEDFLEKKLISRERFDRILGLLEAREGVAFGKERVGHNLTLFQTRGQG; encoded by the coding sequence GTGAAGATAGATGATTTTTACAGAAGAGAGTTCGGTGTGGTCGCGGGGATAGACGAAGCCGGCAGAGGATGTCTGGCGGGCCCAGTTGTGGCTGCTGCCGTCATTCTGGAGTACGATATAGAGGAAGTGTGCGATTCCAAACTCCTCACATCGAAAATGAGGGAAAGGCTGTTCGATGAGATAATGGAAAAGGCAGCCGTTGGGATCGGTATGGCCACACCGGAGGAGATAGACCTTCAGAACATATTCAACGCCACAAAGATGGCTATGAACCGAGCGTTGGAGAATCTTCCTGTGAAACCCTCTTTCGTGATCATAGACGGAAAAGGATTGGATCTGGGTGTTCCTGGTGCTTGTCTAGTCGGCGGTGACAGAAAGAGCAAACTCATAGGAGCGGCATCCATCATCGCCAAGGTGGTCAGAGATAGATTGATGGAGAAGTTGCACGATCTGTATCCTGAGTTTTCTTTCCACAAACACAAGGGTTATGCCACGAAGGATCATCTGAACGAAATCCGTCTTCACGGAGTTCTTCCCGTCCACAGAATGAGTTTCAGACCGGTTCTGGAGAATCTTTCCAGAGAAAGGCTTGAGGATTTTCTTGAAAAGAAACTCATCTCAAGGGAACGTTTTGACAGGATACTGGGTCTTCTGGAGGCGAGAGAAGGTGTGGCTTTCGGGAAAGAAAGAGTCGGACATAATCTCACTCTTTTTCAAACACGTGGACAAGGTTGA
- a CDS encoding inorganic phosphate transporter, giving the protein MLFYLLPSLFLGWSLGANDAANVFGPFVGSGLTPYRRATIVASIFVVLGAVMGGARGLQNIGSLSTSDLAASSISVLCGALTVTIMTKFGIPVSTSQAVVGGILGANLSTMGIQGIDFPALVKIFIVWFLTPTGALVLSLIFYLAFSYIFRKIPSVQMQDRVIKVFAWVFGAYGAFSLGANNVANVTGVFVEKLLTIERAAFLGGISIAFGILTYSKNVMMTVGKKLIELDHFTSLVAVLSQAVTVWIFSLVGIPVSSSQAIVGAVLGAGYARGMRLGNKKVLIRILSGWFLTPAVSGVFSFFLTGFLIK; this is encoded by the coding sequence ATGCTGTTTTATCTTTTACCCTCGCTCTTTCTTGGATGGTCCCTTGGTGCGAACGACGCGGCGAACGTTTTCGGTCCTTTTGTTGGATCTGGTCTCACTCCCTACAGAAGAGCCACGATCGTGGCATCCATTTTCGTTGTACTCGGAGCGGTGATGGGTGGAGCAAGAGGTCTTCAGAACATAGGTTCGCTCAGCACCTCTGACCTGGCTGCCTCCAGCATCTCTGTTCTCTGCGGTGCTCTAACCGTGACGATCATGACGAAGTTTGGAATACCGGTTTCCACATCCCAGGCAGTGGTTGGAGGCATATTAGGAGCAAACCTTTCCACGATGGGAATCCAGGGAATTGATTTTCCTGCTCTGGTGAAGATATTCATCGTGTGGTTTCTGACGCCAACGGGAGCACTGGTTTTAAGTCTGATCTTCTATCTGGCTTTTTCGTACATCTTTCGAAAGATCCCAAGCGTTCAGATGCAGGACAGAGTCATAAAGGTTTTCGCATGGGTCTTCGGAGCATACGGTGCTTTTTCGCTTGGTGCAAACAACGTTGCAAATGTGACAGGAGTGTTTGTAGAGAAACTGCTTACCATTGAGCGGGCAGCCTTTCTTGGTGGTATCAGCATCGCCTTTGGCATCCTCACCTACAGTAAAAACGTGATGATGACTGTCGGGAAGAAATTAATAGAGTTAGATCACTTTACATCTCTTGTGGCGGTTCTTTCTCAAGCAGTAACTGTCTGGATTTTCAGCCTAGTGGGCATTCCCGTTTCTTCCTCTCAGGCTATTGTAGGGGCCGTTCTGGGAGCAGGGTACGCGAGGGGAATGAGGTTAGGAAACAAGAAAGTTTTAATCCGGATACTGAGCGGATGGTTTCTCACT